DNA from Paraburkholderia sp. PGU19:
ACGGCACAGGCGTCGTGACGGAACAGCGTCTCTATCAGCTCGTGCGTCAGACGGGCGACGTAGCCGACCACACCTTTGCGATCGAGTTTCTCGATCCGGGTGTCGAGGCGTACGCGTTCACCTTCGGCTAATGAGATCCGGACTGACTGCACATCACCCTGTTAATCGAGGACTATCACCGTGAACAAGAAACTCATCGCAAGCGCATTGGGCTGGAGCCGCACGTCGGCAGGCAGGATCGCGGCGTGCGTCGCCATCGGCGCGGGCGCCCTTGCGTGGCAACACGTTGCTTCGGCGGAACAGGCGGTCCGGATTCCGCCGCCCGCGCAGGACGAAAAAGCAGGCAGCGTGCACACGGAAACGGCCGTCTTCGCGGGCGGCTGCTTCTGGGGCGTTCAGGGCGTGTACGAGCACGTCAAGGGCGTGAAGCAGGTTGCGTCGGGCTACGCGGGCGGCGCGGCGAACACTGCGCAGTACGAGACCGTGAGCGGCGGCGACACGGGGCACGCGGAGTCGGTGCAGATCACGTATGACCCGACGCAGATCACATATGGCCGGCTGCTGCAGATTTTCTTCTCGGTCGCGCACAATCCGACCCAGTTGAACTACCAGGGTCCGGATCACGGCACGCAGTATCGGTCGGTGGTGTTTCCGCAGAATGCCGAGCAGCGCGGCATCGCGCAGGCTTATATCGCGCAGTTGAACGGCGCGAAGGTATTTTCTGCGCCGATCGTTACGAAGATCGAGGACTTCAAAGGCTTTTATCCTGCCGAGCAGTACCACCAGAATTATCTGGTGCTGCATCCGGACTCGCCATACATCGCGATCAACGATCTGCCGAAGATCGATTATCTGAAGAAGATGTTCCCGGATGTCTATCGCAACGATCCCGTGTTGCTGAAGGCGTCGGCTTCATGATGGTGTCGCGCCGCGCGGCCTGCGAAGTGGGCGCGCGCGGCGTTGTTGCTGTGTTGTCTCTTACCCGCCCACGGCCTCGACGATCCGCTTGCACATCGCCTTGTCAGGGTATGGGCCGACGCCCGCCTGCACGTTATCGGCCATGTACTCGGGGCGTCCCGTGCCGGGAATCACGACGGTGACGGACGGTTGCGCGAGCACGAATTTCAGCAGCAGTTGCGCCCACGTCGTGCAGCCGATGTCGGCGGCCCACGCGGGCAGCGGCATCTTGCCGACGCGCGACAGCAACCCGCCGCCGCCGAACGGCTGATTGATCACGACACCGACGCTGAGATCGCGCGCGAGCGGCAGAATGCGCTGCTCGGCGTCGCGATCGTCGGCGGCGTAGTTGATCTGCACGAAGTCGGGCTTCTCGCTGCGCATCACACTGGCAACTTCATCGAACGCGCCTGACGTGTAGTGCGTAATGCCGATATAGCGAATGCGCCCGCGCGCTTTCCAGTCGCGCAGCGTGGCGAGTTGCGTGCGCCAGTCGACGAGGTTGTGGACCTGCATCAGGTCGATCTTCGGTTGTTGCAGGCGACGCATCGACTCTTCCATCTGCGCGATGCCTGCGGCTTTGCCTTGCGTCCACACCTTGGTCGCGACGAACGCCTTGTCGTGCGCGTCGAGCCGCGTGAGCAGCGTACCCGCGACGGCTTCGGACGAACCGTACATCGGGGATGAGTCGATCGTCGAGCCGCCCGCTGCGAACAGCACTTTCAGCACTTCGGCGAGCCGTGCCTGGCCGTTCGGATCATCGCCGACGTCGAAGGTGCGCCACGTGCCGCAGCCAACGACGGGCAACGGTTCGCTAGTAGATGGGATCGCGCGGCGTTCCATGCGGGGGAGCGGTTTTTGCTGGGCGGCGCCGAGGGATGGGATGGACATCGCGAGGGGCAGCATGAGCGCGCGTTGCAGGAAGTCGCGGCGCGCGGATGGTCGATGGGAACGCATCGACTTTGCGTCAGCCAGGACGGCGCGCGATGAAGTCGATCTCGACTAGCGCGTCGCGCGCGAGACCTGTTACGCCGACGCAGGTGCGCGCGGGCAGCCGTCCCGGCGGGAAATGCGCGGCGTAGACGGCGTTCATCGTTGCTTAGTCGCGTTTGAATTCAGTGAGGAAGATGCGTGCCGACACGACGTGTTCGAGGCCGAGCCCCATGCCCTTGAGCACCAGCACGAGATTGTCCATGACGCGTTTGGTTTGCGCGGCGACGCCCTCGGGCAGGGGGGCTGTGTCGTCGTCCGGGGATGTGGGCATCTGGCCCGTGATGAAGACCCAGCCGCCTGATTCCGTCGCATGGGAAAATGGGCCGACGGGCGTCGGCGCGCCTTCGATCATCCAGAACTGGGTGGGTTCGGTCATCGCTTTTGGGTTCCAGGTTTGTTTTGTTGCGGCGCTTGGTTGAATGGCAAGGTCATACCTTAGCGCGGATTTTTTTGTCATGCAGGTGGGTTTTTGGGTTTTTGTCTGCGACGCTGGTCCGGGTTTATGCCTTTGCGCTGGCATCCGGTTTGGTTTTTTGGGCCTTTGCGCTGGCATCCGCGATTCGTTAGCCTGCTTCAGGCGTCGCCCCTGTGCGGGGCGGCACCTACTTTTCTTTGCCGCCGCAAAGAAAAGTAGGGGAAGGTCTGAATAACCCGTTTTTTTCGTTGGACTTCTAACCGAACACCTAGATTGAAGATCGTGTCGTCATCCGCACGTTGTTGAGTCGCTATCAGTCGCATTTTTGCTGGTTGGCGCTGTGCTCATGCGGCGCATTTTCTTCCTTCGTTGCACCGCTTCACAGCATCTTGCGCGCCATCCAGAGATTGGCCAGCGCGAACTGCGTTTCGATCTGCGCCGTGTTCTTTGCCAGCCCCCGATACCTCGCCTTCAGATATCCAAACTGGCATTTCAGTACGCGAAACGGGTGCTCCACCTTCGCTCTCACGCCCGCCTTGAGCCGCTCGATCTTGTTGTAGATCCTGTCCAGCCGCTTTTTCTTGTCCAGCTTGTTTCGCTTGCCCGGTCTCATCGCGACGTACCACTGGACCGTACCCGTTTCGCCTCGCTTCTCGATGCCCACATAGCCCGCATCGGCAAACGTAACCTTCTCTTTGCCATGCAACAGTTCATGCGCCACCGTGATGTCATGAACGTTCGCCGGCGTGCACTTCACGGTATGCACCAGCCCCGACTCCACATCGACTCCGATATGTGCCTTCATGCCGAAGTACCAGCTGCCGCCTTTTTGCGTCTGACGCATCTCCGGGTCTCGCGTGCCGGGCTTCTTCGTCGAATTGGGTGCCGAAATCAGCGTCGCATCGACCGCTGAGCCCACCTTGAGCATCAGGCCTTTCGCCTGCAGGATCTCGTTGACCGTCGCCAGTATTCTGGCCGACAGTTCATGGGCCTCAAGCAGGTGGCGGAACCGCAGGATCGTGCTTTCGTCTGGCAGCCGCGTCATGCCCGTGCCCAGCAGCGCGAACTCCCGATACAGCGGGATGTCGTGTAGCGCCTCCTCCATGGCCGGGTCCGAGAGACTGAACCACTGCTGCAGGAAGTGAATGCGCAGCATCGTCTGGATCGGAAACGGTGGCCGCCCGGTCTTGCCTTTGGGATAGTGTGGCTCGATGAGCGCGATCAGTTTCTGCCACGGCACCACGCGAGTCATCTCGTCGAGAAACTCGCGCTTGCGGGTACGCTTCGTTGACAGATCCAGGCCAAGACCAAGCTGTGTCATCACGCAACTCCTTTAACTATCCTGCTTCCAGGATAGTCAACCCTCACGGCAATGCCAGGACCTTTTGCAGAGATTCCTAGGCAAAAGAAAGCGGCTCACACCGCCAACATTTCTTCTTGCCTGAGGGCCCCCAAAGGGTCTTACGCTTCACACAACAACGGCTCTGTTGGCGCGTGTTGCCAACGCTTTGAATAAACGCATCACCCGCTTCGAATGCATTTGCACGGGCAAGCGGCAGCGAATGGTATGGGCCGCCCAGGTGGCAAACTGTGTGTAGGTTGTCGCGGCGTATAGCGTCGCGCTCTTACATGGTGGCAAGCGTGCGCTATCGGTCCGAAGTGAAGCGTGCGAGGCACTACGGCCTACACACAGTTTGCCACCTGGGCGGCCGTGGAATATCTGGGACGGCGTGCTGCGACGCGGGCGCGCGAAGCGGGTGAGGCGCACCGCAAGAGCGCTGGCAACGAACGTGGGTCACGTGGTTGCCGTGTGAAGCGTAAGAACCTTCGGGGGCCCTCAGGCAGGAAGAAGAATTGGCGGTGTTAGCCGCTTTCTTTTGCCTACTTTTCTTTGCGGCGGCAAAGAAAAGTAGGTGCCGCCCCGCACAGGGGCAACGCGTGAAGCTAGATAACAAATCGCGGATGCCAGCGAAAACACAAGCACACCACACCAGCGTCGCAGACGAAAAAAAAATCACTCCACGCCAGCAGCCCGACAAAAAACCCGCCGCGCCGCCTTAGGCGCATCAGCACCAACCTCGACAACATCCCGCCACCACCGCTCCCCGCGATGCGGCGCCCCCAGATCCACCCTCTCCCCCATCCGTGGAGTCGAAAGCGCAATACCGCGCGCAGCGGCAAGCCCCACGACACGCTCGAACGGCTCCTGCCACCGATGCATCGCCAGATCG
Protein-coding regions in this window:
- the msrA gene encoding peptide-methionine (S)-S-oxide reductase MsrA — encoded protein: MNKKLIASALGWSRTSAGRIAACVAIGAGALAWQHVASAEQAVRIPPPAQDEKAGSVHTETAVFAGGCFWGVQGVYEHVKGVKQVASGYAGGAANTAQYETVSGGDTGHAESVQITYDPTQITYGRLLQIFFSVAHNPTQLNYQGPDHGTQYRSVVFPQNAEQRGIAQAYIAQLNGAKVFSAPIVTKIEDFKGFYPAEQYHQNYLVLHPDSPYIAINDLPKIDYLKKMFPDVYRNDPVLLKASAS
- a CDS encoding aldo/keto reductase — encoded protein: MRSHRPSARRDFLQRALMLPLAMSIPSLGAAQQKPLPRMERRAIPSTSEPLPVVGCGTWRTFDVGDDPNGQARLAEVLKVLFAAGGSTIDSSPMYGSSEAVAGTLLTRLDAHDKAFVATKVWTQGKAAGIAQMEESMRRLQQPKIDLMQVHNLVDWRTQLATLRDWKARGRIRYIGITHYTSGAFDEVASVMRSEKPDFVQINYAADDRDAEQRILPLARDLSVGVVINQPFGGGGLLSRVGKMPLPAWAADIGCTTWAQLLLKFVLAQPSVTVVIPGTGRPEYMADNVQAGVGPYPDKAMCKRIVEAVGG
- a CDS encoding IS5 family transposase, with protein sequence MTQLGLGLDLSTKRTRKREFLDEMTRVVPWQKLIALIEPHYPKGKTGRPPFPIQTMLRIHFLQQWFSLSDPAMEEALHDIPLYREFALLGTGMTRLPDESTILRFRHLLEAHELSARILATVNEILQAKGLMLKVGSAVDATLISAPNSTKKPGTRDPEMRQTQKGGSWYFGMKAHIGVDVESGLVHTVKCTPANVHDITVAHELLHGKEKVTFADAGYVGIEKRGETGTVQWYVAMRPGKRNKLDKKKRLDRIYNKIERLKAGVRAKVEHPFRVLKCQFGYLKARYRGLAKNTAQIETQFALANLWMARKML